One region of Flavobacterium sp. KACC 22763 genomic DNA includes:
- a CDS encoding efflux RND transporter permease subunit translates to MLDKIIKFSIRNKFVILLFTLALIAWGSYSLKKLPLDALPDVTNNQVQIITTAPTLASQEIEQLITYPLERAVKTVPNVIELRSISRFGLSVVTVVFEDDVDIYWAREQIFQRLKQAEENIPDYVDSPELAPISTGLGEIYQYDVYAKKGYENKYSAIELRTIQDWIIIPQLQGIKGVAEVSSWGGKLKQFEIAVNPNMLNSLGVTITEIFEALEKNNQNTGGAYIEKDQYTYFIRGVGMAKGIKDLENVVVKNRNGSPVLVRNVAQVREGIALRYGASTKDGKGEIVSGLVLMLKGENSSAVVNRVHEKMAQINKSLPEGVVAEAFIDRGKLVDNSIKTITKNLLEGALIVIFVLILFLGNLRAGLIVASVIPLAMLFAVILMNAFGVSGNLMSLGAIDFGIIVDGAVIIVEATMHHLQKFKNKKELTQEEMDDEVYNSASKIRNSAAFGEIIILIVYLPILALIGTEGKMFKPMAMTVGFAIIGAFILSLTYIPMMSALFLSKKTEHKENFSDRMIAWLENRYTPLLNKALEFKKVVLSVAVGLFAFAFIVFQNMGGEFIPTIEEGDLAINATIMTGSSLTQMVETTTKYEQILKAKFPEIKTIVTKIGSGEIPTDPMPIESGDLIIVLKDKKEWRSKYRNWEELANAMKEEMEIIPGANIEISQPIQMRFNELMTGSRSDIAIKIFGDDLEILDAKAAELISKIKGIEGIGDLKADKVTGLPQITIKYDYDKIALYGLNISDINQIIRSSFAGEVAGKIYDESKRFDVVVRMDENNRGDITDVSNLFIPLPNGQQVPLSQVASVEYEQGPVQVIREDGKRRITVGLNVRGRDIKSVVEEIQVKLDKNFKLPSGYYVTYGGQFENLIEASKRLSVALPIALGLILVLLYFTFKSAKQALLIFSAIPLSAIGGVFALSLRGMPFSISAGIGFIALFGIAVLNGIVLISYFNQLKTEGISDPFQRILIGTKTRLRPVLMTAAVASLGFLPMALSTSGGAEVQKPLATVVIGGLISATLLTLIVLPILYLLLERFNRRDN, encoded by the coding sequence ATGTTAGATAAAATTATCAAGTTTAGTATACGAAACAAATTCGTCATATTATTATTTACCCTTGCGCTCATTGCTTGGGGAAGCTATTCGCTTAAAAAATTACCGCTCGATGCCCTGCCAGATGTAACCAACAATCAGGTTCAGATTATTACAACTGCACCAACACTGGCAAGTCAGGAAATAGAACAATTAATTACGTATCCCTTAGAAAGGGCCGTAAAAACAGTTCCAAATGTTATAGAACTCCGCAGTATTTCTCGTTTCGGATTATCGGTTGTAACCGTTGTTTTCGAAGATGATGTAGATATTTATTGGGCGCGTGAGCAGATTTTTCAGCGCTTAAAACAAGCGGAAGAAAATATACCAGATTATGTAGATTCTCCAGAGCTAGCACCAATTTCTACAGGTCTGGGAGAAATTTATCAGTACGATGTTTACGCCAAAAAAGGCTATGAAAACAAATACAGTGCAATTGAACTGAGAACAATTCAGGATTGGATTATTATTCCGCAATTGCAAGGAATTAAAGGAGTTGCCGAAGTAAGTTCTTGGGGAGGAAAACTCAAGCAGTTTGAAATTGCCGTAAACCCAAATATGCTCAATAGTTTGGGCGTTACAATTACCGAAATTTTTGAGGCTTTAGAAAAAAACAATCAGAATACGGGTGGAGCATACATCGAAAAAGACCAATACACGTATTTTATCCGCGGTGTCGGAATGGCAAAAGGCATTAAAGACCTTGAAAATGTAGTAGTAAAAAACCGTAACGGATCGCCTGTTTTGGTTCGCAATGTAGCGCAGGTACGTGAAGGCATTGCGTTACGTTACGGAGCATCAACCAAAGACGGAAAAGGTGAAATTGTTTCGGGACTAGTTTTGATGTTAAAAGGAGAAAACTCCAGCGCAGTCGTTAATCGTGTGCATGAAAAAATGGCCCAGATTAACAAAAGCCTTCCAGAAGGAGTTGTTGCAGAAGCTTTTATTGATAGAGGAAAACTCGTTGACAATTCCATTAAAACAATTACAAAGAATTTATTAGAGGGAGCGTTAATCGTAATTTTTGTCTTGATATTATTCTTAGGAAATCTTCGCGCAGGATTAATTGTCGCTTCTGTGATTCCGTTGGCAATGCTGTTTGCCGTTATTTTAATGAATGCCTTTGGCGTAAGTGGGAACTTAATGAGTTTAGGTGCCATAGATTTCGGAATTATAGTCGATGGTGCCGTAATCATTGTCGAAGCCACAATGCATCATCTGCAGAAATTCAAAAACAAAAAAGAATTGACGCAGGAAGAAATGGACGATGAGGTTTATAATTCGGCTTCAAAAATCAGGAATAGTGCAGCTTTTGGCGAGATTATCATTTTGATCGTATATCTGCCAATTCTAGCTTTAATTGGAACAGAAGGAAAAATGTTCAAACCAATGGCTATGACAGTTGGTTTTGCCATTATAGGAGCATTTATTCTTTCGCTGACTTATATTCCGATGATGAGTGCTTTGTTTCTTTCGAAAAAAACAGAACACAAAGAAAACTTCAGTGACCGAATGATTGCTTGGCTAGAAAACCGTTACACACCTTTATTGAATAAAGCTTTAGAGTTTAAAAAAGTGGTGCTTTCAGTTGCTGTGGGATTATTTGCCTTTGCTTTTATTGTTTTCCAAAATATGGGTGGTGAATTTATCCCAACAATCGAAGAAGGCGATTTAGCAATCAATGCCACCATTATGACGGGAAGTTCGCTTACTCAAATGGTGGAAACGACTACAAAGTACGAACAGATTCTAAAAGCAAAATTCCCTGAAATCAAAACCATTGTAACCAAAATAGGTAGCGGTGAAATTCCGACCGATCCTATGCCGATTGAAAGTGGGGATTTAATTATTGTTTTAAAAGACAAAAAAGAATGGAGAAGCAAATATCGTAATTGGGAAGAACTGGCTAATGCGATGAAAGAAGAAATGGAAATTATTCCAGGAGCGAATATCGAAATTTCGCAGCCAATCCAAATGCGTTTTAACGAATTAATGACGGGAAGCCGATCTGATATTGCGATCAAAATTTTTGGTGACGATTTGGAAATTTTGGATGCTAAAGCGGCAGAATTGATTTCGAAAATAAAAGGAATTGAAGGAATCGGAGATCTAAAAGCTGATAAAGTAACAGGTTTACCACAAATTACTATCAAATACGATTACGATAAAATCGCTCTTTACGGATTGAATATTTCAGATATCAACCAGATTATTCGCTCGTCTTTTGCTGGTGAAGTCGCTGGAAAGATTTACGATGAAAGCAAACGATTTGATGTTGTGGTGAGAATGGATGAAAACAATCGTGGCGATATCACAGATGTGAGCAATTTGTTTATTCCGCTTCCGAACGGACAGCAAGTACCTCTTTCTCAGGTGGCTTCTGTTGAATACGAACAAGGTCCTGTGCAGGTCATCCGCGAAGACGGAAAACGAAGAATCACAGTTGGATTAAATGTTCGTGGAAGAGATATTAAAAGCGTTGTAGAAGAAATCCAGGTAAAATTGGATAAAAATTTTAAACTTCCTTCAGGCTATTATGTCACTTATGGCGGACAGTTTGAAAATCTGATTGAAGCTTCAAAAAGACTTTCTGTAGCCTTACCAATTGCTTTAGGACTGATTTTGGTCTTGCTATATTTTACTTTCAAAAGTGCCAAACAAGCACTGCTGATTTTTAGTGCGATTCCGTTATCAGCTATCGGAGGTGTTTTTGCGCTTTCGCTAAGAGGAATGCCGTTTAGTATTTCTGCCGGAATTGGTTTTATTGCCTTATTCGGAATAGCGGTTTTAAACGGAATTGTACTGATTTCGTATTTCAATCAATTAAAAACAGAAGGTATTTCAGATCCGTTTCAGAGAATCCTGATCGGAACCAAAACACGTTTACGTCCTGTTTTAATGACCGCAGCCGTAGCTTCATTAGGATTTCTGCCAATGGCATTGTCGACAAGCGGCGGGGCAGAAGTACAGAAACCTTTGGCAACCGTAGTAATCGGCGGATTAATCTCAGCCACACTATTAACCTTAATAGTTTTACCGATTTTGTATTTATTGTTGGAGAGATTTAACCGCAGAGATAATTAG
- a CDS encoding porin family protein, which translates to MKKILLIVFTFFCISSAQSQVLISLIFGDKLNSEFLEFGLEGGANFSTISNMGSSALNPGFNLGFYFDFRSKKNPAWMINTGVIVKSPMGAKDIPVYSLNDENLDNTFAGGHVNREIRYFNVPILIKYQFKNNIYLKAGPQFGLLAKAFDEFKNEINNDDVVYKKNIRDQIHVIDAGLAFGTGYHMNVGHGLNITVQYYLGLVTVMKGDGPNNQFNRSLYVTAGLPIGKGKAAQRRAEKEAELNKVVLPEDEKK; encoded by the coding sequence ATGAAAAAGATTTTATTAATCGTTTTTACTTTTTTTTGTATTAGTTCTGCCCAGTCTCAAGTCTTAATTTCCTTGATATTTGGAGACAAACTCAATTCGGAGTTTTTAGAGTTTGGTCTTGAAGGTGGTGCTAATTTTTCTACCATTTCAAATATGGGATCTTCTGCCCTAAATCCTGGTTTTAATCTTGGTTTTTACTTTGATTTCAGGTCTAAGAAAAATCCAGCTTGGATGATCAATACTGGTGTAATTGTAAAATCGCCTATGGGAGCCAAGGATATTCCAGTATATTCTTTAAACGATGAAAATCTGGATAATACTTTTGCTGGCGGACATGTAAACCGTGAAATTCGTTATTTTAATGTTCCAATATTAATTAAATATCAATTTAAAAATAATATCTACCTTAAAGCAGGTCCGCAATTTGGTTTGTTAGCCAAAGCATTTGATGAGTTTAAAAACGAAATCAATAACGATGATGTAGTCTACAAGAAAAACATTAGAGATCAAATTCATGTTATAGATGCTGGGCTTGCCTTTGGTACGGGTTATCACATGAATGTTGGTCATGGTTTAAATATTACCGTTCAATATTACTTGGGGCTCGTTACTGTAATGAAAGGAGATGGTCCAAACAATCAATTCAACAGATCTTTGTATGTTACTGCAGGACTTCCAATTGGAAAAGGTAAAGCAGCCCAAAGAAGAGCTGAAAAAGAAGCTGAATTGAATAAAGTCGTGCTTCCAGAAGACGAGAAAAAATAA
- a CDS encoding chemotaxis protein CheB → MEENKRITNCKVVIIGGSAGSLQALLQILPFIENPISFAIVIVVHRKNSDEQTLEDLIALKSKIKVKEVEDKVKLQSGFIYIAPSNYHLLFEKNETLSLDTSEKINYSRPSIDVSFESAAEIYREHLIGILLSGSNSDGTVGLRAIQAAGGISVVQNPLSADMPFMPNNAILHTVPDFVLNIEEILEFIKGINIADF, encoded by the coding sequence ATGGAGGAAAATAAAAGAATAACAAATTGTAAAGTAGTTATAATTGGCGGTTCGGCAGGAAGTTTACAGGCATTATTGCAGATTTTGCCTTTTATAGAAAATCCGATTTCTTTTGCCATTGTCATCGTTGTTCATAGAAAAAACTCAGACGAACAAACTCTAGAAGACTTAATTGCTTTAAAATCAAAAATAAAAGTAAAAGAAGTAGAAGATAAAGTAAAACTCCAATCGGGATTTATTTATATCGCTCCGTCCAATTATCATTTATTATTTGAGAAAAACGAAACGCTTTCATTAGATACTTCAGAAAAAATAAACTACAGTAGACCAAGCATAGATGTCTCTTTTGAGTCTGCTGCGGAAATATATAGAGAACATTTGATCGGAATATTGCTTTCGGGTTCCAATTCGGATGGAACAGTTGGATTGAGAGCCATACAGGCAGCGGGCGGAATAAGCGTAGTTCAGAATCCGCTTTCTGCAGATATGCCTTTTATGCCCAACAATGCAATTCTGCATACAGTTCCAGATTTTGTTTTAAATATCGAAGAAATTCTTGAGTTTATAAAAGGAATTAATATTGCTGATTTTTGA
- a CDS encoding response regulator: MNGNFKRNLLISSLVSLLVLTVSSVASFISIKSLLESNFWVNHTQDVIYNLNEGSAIITEAQTSMRGYLLTGDEQFVDRFNEAEAKSNSYFEKLDELTVDNPAQRKLLEELRNKRSGFFKYLNNQIVKKRLSKETLIFDLNEGRNMMNEMRAIIRKVENTEQKLLDERNSNSERYGNYSLILIVIAFFIAFLISIVFMIRILKDYNERSLLQRELEKKDKETAERLKVISGIATQISKGNYDVQIDDRKADTLGALGTSIHNMKDSLKDSFELLSQKEWLQSGVATLNDKMLGEKTIQKLSKDVIEFLCQYTNSSAGVLYVVDGEELTVTGGYSYIPSKNRERIKKGEGLIGQSIVSGKMLELKTLSPEDIQINYALGEIKPTHIVALPLMDFKIEGAVELASIYGFSMLQLEFLNIVANNIGIALKATQNRKRVMELLEETKSQAEELQIQHSELEAINAELEAQTEKLQASEEELRVQQEELEQTNEELSERSVLLEEKNTEIQKKSEALELTTRYKSEFLANMSHELRTPLNSILLLSRLLSENNNQTMNNEEIEFAKVIQSSGNSLLGLIDEILDLSKIEAGKMELEFLDVSTKEITDNLHNLFYMVAKEKGIDFEIIAKEAPIVIKTDKMRLEQILKNLISNAIKFTEKGTVSLEIKVDTDDDKIICFIVKDTGIGIPVEKQPLIFEAFQQADGSTKRKYGGTGLGLSISRELAKLLRGEIILHSKVNEGSTFTLCLPVLGFAINKVSINKIPEAEEIEVQSENEEEKPRYISDIIPEEIEDDRHSITEGDKVILIVEDDISFAKSLLAFTQKKGYKGVVAVRGDYALNFALIYKPIGILLDIELPIKSGWEVLEELKNHSQTKHISVHIMSSHKLKQESLLKGAVDFLDKPVAFDKIPEVFMRIEHIINKESQKVLIIEDNPKHAKALAYFLETYNINSEIKSEVSAGLSALTKKDIDCVILDMGIPDKQAYEILDGVKKSPGLENLPVIVFTGKSLSIKEELKIRKYADSIIVKTAHSYQRMLDEVSLFLHLVEEKKNGDHKKESHKKLNSLNNILFEKKVLIVDDDVRNIYSLSKALEAFKMNVITAFDGKEAIKILDENPDTDVVLLDMMMPNMDGYETAEKIRSNPKFLNLAVIAVTAKAMTGDREKCIKAGASDYITKPVDVDQLLSLLRVWLYDKI; encoded by the coding sequence ATGAATGGTAATTTTAAAAGAAACTTATTAATCAGTTCGCTAGTTTCCCTTCTTGTACTTACGGTTAGTTCTGTTGCTTCTTTCATTAGCATCAAAAGCTTGTTAGAGAGTAACTTTTGGGTCAATCATACTCAGGATGTAATCTACAACTTAAATGAAGGTTCTGCAATTATTACAGAAGCGCAGACAAGCATGAGAGGCTATCTGCTTACAGGAGACGAACAGTTTGTGGACCGATTTAATGAAGCTGAAGCCAAGTCAAACAGTTATTTCGAAAAATTGGATGAGCTTACAGTTGACAATCCCGCGCAGAGAAAATTACTAGAAGAATTACGCAATAAACGTTCAGGTTTCTTTAAATATTTAAACAATCAGATTGTAAAAAAGCGTTTAAGCAAAGAAACGCTGATTTTTGATTTGAATGAAGGCAGAAACATGATGAATGAGATGAGAGCAATCATCAGGAAAGTAGAAAATACAGAACAGAAACTTTTAGACGAACGCAATTCAAATTCAGAACGCTACGGAAACTACAGTTTGATTTTAATTGTTATTGCCTTTTTTATTGCTTTTCTTATTTCGATTGTTTTTATGATCAGAATCCTAAAAGATTATAACGAAAGATCGTTGTTGCAGCGCGAGCTGGAGAAAAAAGATAAAGAAACTGCTGAAAGGCTGAAAGTAATAAGCGGTATTGCCACACAAATTTCTAAAGGAAATTATGATGTTCAGATAGATGATAGAAAAGCCGACACTTTAGGAGCTTTAGGAACATCAATTCATAATATGAAAGATTCATTAAAGGATTCTTTCGAATTACTATCTCAAAAAGAATGGCTTCAGTCGGGTGTTGCAACTTTGAATGATAAAATGCTTGGCGAAAAAACAATTCAGAAATTATCTAAAGATGTAATCGAATTTTTATGCCAATATACCAACAGCAGTGCCGGAGTTTTGTATGTTGTAGATGGAGAAGAATTGACTGTTACGGGAGGTTACAGCTATATACCGAGTAAAAACAGAGAACGAATTAAGAAAGGCGAGGGGTTGATTGGACAATCTATTGTTTCTGGAAAAATGTTGGAGCTAAAAACACTTTCTCCTGAAGATATTCAGATCAATTATGCATTAGGAGAAATAAAACCAACTCATATCGTGGCATTACCTTTAATGGATTTCAAGATTGAGGGAGCGGTAGAGCTGGCTAGCATATACGGATTTTCGATGTTGCAGCTTGAGTTTTTGAATATTGTAGCCAATAATATCGGAATTGCTTTAAAAGCAACTCAGAACCGTAAAAGGGTAATGGAACTTCTGGAAGAAACGAAATCGCAAGCAGAAGAACTTCAGATTCAACATAGCGAATTGGAAGCGATAAATGCAGAATTAGAGGCACAGACCGAAAAATTGCAGGCTTCTGAAGAAGAACTTCGCGTACAGCAAGAAGAATTGGAACAAACCAATGAAGAATTGTCTGAAAGAAGTGTTTTATTGGAAGAAAAAAATACTGAAATCCAGAAAAAATCAGAAGCTTTAGAATTGACAACCCGTTACAAATCTGAGTTTTTGGCCAATATGTCACACGAATTGAGAACGCCATTGAACTCGATTTTACTGTTGAGCCGTCTGCTGTCTGAAAATAACAATCAGACAATGAACAATGAAGAAATTGAATTTGCAAAAGTGATTCAGAGTTCAGGAAATAGTTTGCTAGGACTAATTGATGAAATTCTGGATCTTTCTAAGATTGAAGCTGGTAAAATGGAACTGGAATTCTTGGATGTTTCAACTAAAGAAATCACAGATAACCTTCATAATTTGTTTTATATGGTGGCAAAAGAGAAGGGAATTGATTTTGAGATTATTGCCAAAGAAGCGCCAATTGTTATTAAAACAGATAAAATGCGTTTGGAGCAGATTCTAAAAAACCTGATTTCAAATGCCATTAAATTTACTGAAAAAGGAACCGTTTCTCTTGAAATTAAAGTAGATACAGACGATGATAAAATAATCTGCTTTATTGTAAAAGATACAGGAATCGGAATTCCGGTAGAGAAACAGCCTTTAATTTTTGAAGCCTTCCAGCAGGCAGACGGTTCTACCAAACGCAAATATGGCGGAACAGGTTTAGGATTGTCAATCAGTCGTGAATTGGCTAAATTATTGCGAGGAGAAATCATTCTGCACAGTAAAGTAAACGAAGGAAGTACATTTACTTTATGCCTGCCAGTTTTAGGATTTGCAATCAATAAAGTGTCAATCAATAAAATTCCAGAAGCTGAAGAAATTGAAGTTCAATCTGAAAATGAGGAAGAGAAACCAAGATATATCAGCGATATTATTCCAGAAGAAATTGAAGACGACAGACATTCAATTACAGAAGGCGATAAAGTGATCCTGATTGTAGAAGATGACATTAGCTTTGCTAAATCATTATTGGCTTTTACACAGAAAAAAGGCTACAAAGGCGTCGTTGCTGTAAGAGGAGATTATGCTTTGAATTTTGCTTTAATCTACAAACCAATCGGAATTTTATTGGATATCGAACTTCCAATTAAGAGCGGCTGGGAGGTTCTAGAAGAATTAAAAAATCATTCCCAAACCAAACATATTTCGGTACACATAATGTCTTCGCATAAATTGAAACAGGAAAGTCTGTTAAAAGGGGCTGTAGATTTCTTAGATAAACCAGTTGCTTTTGACAAGATTCCAGAGGTTTTTATGCGTATTGAGCACATCATAAACAAAGAATCTCAAAAAGTTTTAATTATTGAAGATAACCCGAAACATGCTAAAGCATTGGCTTATTTCTTAGAAACGTATAATATCAATTCTGAAATTAAAAGTGAAGTCTCAGCAGGTTTATCGGCTTTAACCAAAAAAGACATTGATTGTGTAATTCTAGATATGGGAATTCCAGACAAACAGGCCTATGAAATTCTGGATGGAGTAAAGAAAAGTCCAGGATTAGAAAATCTGCCAGTAATTGTCTTTACAGGAAAAAGCTTGTCTATAAAAGAAGAATTGAAGATTAGAAAATATGCCGATTCCATTATTGTAAAAACAGCACATTCTTACCAGAGAATGCTCGATGAGGTTTCGCTTTTCCTTCATTTGGTAGAAGAAAAAAAGAATGGAGACCATAAAAAAGAAAGTCACAAGAAACTAAATTCGCTGAATAATATTCTATTTGAGAAAAAAGTATTAATCGTAGATGATGATGTACGAAATATATATTCGCTATCAAAAGCTTTAGAAGCATTTAAAATGAATGTCATTACGGCTTTTGATGGAAAAGAGGCGATTAAAATTTTGGATGAAAACCCAGATACAGATGTGGTATTGCTAGACATGATGATGCCAAACATGGACGGCTACGAAACAGCCGAAAAGATAAGAAGTAATCCTAAATTCCTTAACTTAGCTGTAATCGCGGTAACAGCCAAAGCTATGACTGGCGACAGGGAGAAATGTATTAAGGCAGGAGCCTCAGATTATATTACAAAACCTGTAGATGTAGACCAGCTATTATCGTTGCTGAGAGTTTGGCTGTACGATAAAATCTAA
- a CDS encoding response regulator produces the protein MGKKRVLIVDDDSRNIFAMVNTLKAKSYDCISCLSAEEALKILRQDASIDVVLLDMMMPEMDGYEAIPLIKAIPSQESTLIIAVTAQAMSGDKEKCLQAGADAYISKPVDVDKLLQILGGN, from the coding sequence ATGGGAAAAAAACGAGTGTTGATTGTAGATGATGATTCTAGAAATATTTTTGCTATGGTAAATACCTTAAAAGCAAAATCGTATGACTGTATATCTTGTCTAAGTGCCGAAGAAGCCTTAAAAATATTGCGTCAAGACGCATCTATTGATGTAGTTTTACTAGATATGATGATGCCAGAAATGGATGGCTACGAAGCAATTCCGCTTATAAAGGCAATTCCGTCTCAGGAATCTACATTAATCATTGCTGTAACGGCACAGGCGATGTCAGGAGATAAAGAAAAATGTTTGCAAGCTGGAGCAGATGCTTACATCTCAAAACCTGTAGATGTTGACAAATTACTTCAGATTTTGGGAGGAAATTAA
- a CDS encoding CheR family methyltransferase — protein MIEDIELETLINDVYEYYGFDFGSYSRASLKRRVSRVFALEGFKHFHDFLSKVRTDPEYYKRMIDEITVNVTEMFRDPSFYLTLRKEVLPLLGTKPFIRIWHAGCSTGEEVYSMAIMLKEEGLLHKSILYATDINASVLETAKSGIFPLRMIKDYADNYRDAGGQQDFSDYYIANYGFAKFNENLSEKMVFSQHNLVSDTSFNEFDLILCRNVLIYFDNNLQKRVVNLFDDSLAVLGFLALGTKETIKYSISQTKYKQFAKEKIWRKIKE, from the coding sequence ATGATTGAAGATATTGAACTAGAAACCCTTATAAATGATGTTTACGAATATTATGGTTTTGATTTTGGAAGTTATTCAAGAGCCTCACTAAAAAGACGAGTAAGCAGAGTATTTGCTTTGGAAGGATTTAAGCATTTTCATGATTTTTTGTCTAAAGTCCGCACAGATCCCGAGTATTATAAAAGAATGATTGACGAAATTACGGTTAATGTAACCGAGATGTTTCGAGATCCGTCATTTTATCTTACACTTCGAAAAGAAGTTCTTCCGTTGTTAGGGACAAAACCTTTTATTCGTATTTGGCACGCAGGATGCTCTACAGGAGAAGAAGTTTATTCAATGGCCATTATGCTCAAAGAAGAAGGTTTATTGCACAAATCAATATTGTATGCAACAGACATTAACGCTTCGGTACTAGAAACGGCCAAAAGCGGTATTTTTCCGTTGCGAATGATAAAAGACTATGCTGATAATTATCGCGATGCTGGCGGACAGCAGGATTTTTCAGATTATTACATTGCCAATTACGGCTTTGCAAAGTTCAACGAAAATCTTTCTGAAAAAATGGTCTTCTCACAGCATAATTTAGTTTCAGACACTTCATTTAATGAGTTTGATCTCATATTGTGTCGCAATGTTTTAATTTATTTTGATAATAATCTACAGAAAAGAGTCGTAAACTTATTTGACGACAGTTTGGCTGTGCTAGGCTTCTTAGCACTCGGAACAAAAGAAACGATAAAATATTCTATATCTCAAACCAAATACAAACAATTTGCTAAAGAGAAAATATGGAGGAAAATAAAAGAATAA
- a CDS encoding TolC family protein produces the protein MKNSIYKNQSKKFCSRWLSGLRLIAFLLVTISSQAQQTISLEKAIELAKSNNIDLKIADKEIEKQTVLKKAAFQPDPLQVQYQGGQFNSADYDHNVSVQQFFPLGNITKANRQLQEELAKLAEKQKALSSYEIEKAVTLAYYQYLYGVSIQKLNSELNDIYTKFLKNAELRFKTGESGNIEVISAKAKVKEIETQKAQLEYDLAIYQKQLQFFIQTNENIVPDQNTALQYTFMENQENTKAEALMTDFYQQQISVYQKEAGTFKALRTPKVGLGYFAQTINTESLFQGFTAGLQIPLFGGVNTTKAKAAEISISQSQLALDKNKMMLNLQREELKNNFEKQQKNLAYFQNVGQQYANQIIETAQKSYANGDMSYWSYISFLNQAIDIKKQFAEATHSYNQSAIELQFLTIKNN, from the coding sequence ATGAAAAATTCAATATATAAAAATCAATCAAAAAAGTTTTGCTCCCGATGGCTATCGGGATTGCGGTTAATTGCGTTTCTATTGGTTACCATATCTTCACAAGCACAGCAAACTATAAGTCTAGAAAAAGCAATAGAACTAGCAAAATCAAACAACATCGATTTAAAAATTGCCGATAAAGAAATCGAAAAGCAAACCGTTCTCAAAAAAGCAGCTTTTCAGCCAGATCCGTTACAAGTACAGTATCAGGGCGGTCAGTTCAATAGTGCCGATTACGATCATAATGTTTCGGTACAGCAGTTTTTTCCGTTAGGAAATATTACAAAAGCGAATCGACAATTGCAGGAAGAATTGGCAAAATTGGCCGAAAAACAAAAAGCGCTGTCTTCGTATGAAATTGAAAAAGCGGTTACGCTGGCCTATTATCAATATCTATATGGTGTTTCTATTCAGAAACTCAATTCAGAATTGAATGATATTTATACGAAGTTCTTGAAGAACGCTGAACTTCGTTTTAAAACGGGAGAAAGCGGAAACATAGAAGTAATTAGCGCTAAAGCTAAAGTAAAAGAAATTGAAACTCAGAAAGCGCAATTAGAGTATGATTTGGCAATCTATCAGAAACAATTGCAGTTTTTTATTCAGACAAATGAAAATATTGTTCCTGACCAAAATACGGCTTTACAATATACTTTTATGGAGAATCAAGAAAACACAAAAGCTGAAGCTCTGATGACTGATTTCTATCAACAGCAGATTTCGGTTTATCAGAAAGAAGCTGGAACATTTAAAGCTTTACGTACGCCAAAAGTTGGTTTGGGATATTTTGCGCAAACTATTAATACTGAATCGCTTTTTCAGGGCTTTACAGCTGGATTGCAGATTCCGTTATTTGGAGGCGTTAATACAACAAAAGCAAAGGCGGCTGAAATTAGCATTTCGCAGTCACAATTGGCTTTAGATAAAAACAAAATGATGCTGAATCTGCAACGTGAAGAATTGAAAAATAACTTCGAAAAACAGCAAAAAAACTTAGCCTATTTCCAGAATGTAGGCCAGCAATATGCAAACCAGATTATAGAAACAGCGCAAAAAAGTTATGCCAATGGAGATATGAGTTATTGGTCGTACATCAGTTTTCTGAATCAGGCGATTGATATTAAAAAACAGTTTGCCGAGGCAACGCACAGTTATAACCAAAGTGCCATAGAACTTCAATTTCTAACCATCAAAAACAATTAA